The Oryza glaberrima chromosome 5, OglaRS2, whole genome shotgun sequence DNA segment TCTCTGTACTTAGCAGCATCCTGGAAATCATGAAAACAGAGAAAAATCATAAACATGGTGAATAAAAGATGAAGAAAGTATGCCTTCTAGACTGACAACCAAGGGGTATGAAAATATCTTCACAAATCACTATTGGCATATGATTAGCGTATGGAGCCCAAATTCAGCACTATGTAATGATGAATTCAAAGTTCTGGTCATGAAAGCACAACTCCAACTATCACGAGTAGAAAAGTCAACAGTGAAGGAAGTAAGCGAAACATGTGTATTGAGATGATTTCTTGACAATTAAGATTTCCTCTCATTTTTCGATGTTATCATACAATATACAACAcggagagaaaaaagaatcaagCATACAACAAAATTGTTGCATGTGAGGTCGACAAAGGGACACATCAGGCATCACTATAACCTGCTTTTGGCATTTTCGGCAGAGACATTGCAGCAACTAACTGAGGCTGCACATCTTTGGATTAATCGTCAATCCACAAACATCGTTAGCAAGGATGGATTGGAACAGTCTCACAATCCAACTTTGCTAATGCCTAATGGGGATATCACAATTCACCAGATTCATTTTTTAGACTACAATTCACAATATTCTTGTATGGAAATGTATCAACTGAAACAAGCAAATTTGGTAAGGAAACAATTGCTATGGATGTCCAATACCTCGAACCTCTCCTCCTCAACTGCCTTCTTGAGCGATCGGCGGAGACGAAGAactggctcctcctcctcgaatgACTTGAGCGAATCCCTCAACCTCGCCGCCTCCTTGTAATCCTGCAACCAAATTATCCCAATTCGCAGTAAACCCCAAATTCGGATGGATCGATTGCAAGCTTGCTCTTCTTGAGAGAATGCAAATGGGGGACTCGGCTCGTCTCCTTACCTCGAACTGGGCGGCCACGGCGAGCTGCTGCTTGAGCATGGCGTACTTCTGGCTCCGCATCAGGAaggccgccgccttctccatccgcgccgcgtcctccctctcctcctcctcctcctcctcgccgccgccgccgccaccactccccgGTGAGTTCGAGTTCGAGCTCGAGTTCGCatccggcgatggcgacgacgacgccgcggccgccagcaccacacggcgcggcgcgggcgacggcgagctcccaCGCGGCCACCTCGCGGTTCTTAGCCTCCTCCCCAtccacaccgccgccggcgccgccggtgccggcggcgagctcagcGCCGCCCACTGCATCCCAAGAAATCCGAATCGACCCCCCAAGAAATCGAATTGAGCGCCTCACGCAGAGAGATCAGCGCGGATTCTTGGAGAGGGTGGCTTGGCCAAGATtggctcctctccctcctcttccctcgCCGTGGCGTGGCTGCCTAAAAATGGGCGCCGTTCTTGGCCCCCGTTTCTGTGgctctctccatctccatcgccgccaagaaacgagagggagaggagtagaaaaaaagaaaagaaaagaaatgtttGGGCTTAATTGGTGCGGATTAGAGATTGGCGCGTCATTATTGGATCAGATAAGAACAATCGACATGTTGGAATCGCACGAAAAAGATCCCGGATTTTGGGTGTGGGCACCGGGGCAGCCACGACTCCGCGATTGCGATCGACGGAGAAAAACAACAGGAAATGTTTTGTACTCCGTATGCTGTTAGTGTCAGGTTTCTCTTTGTGGGTTTGATTCTGCGGCTAGATTTAGATAATTAGATTTAGGTTGTGTTATCTCCCTTCTTTCCAACTCACATCTCCTGTTTTCGGCGTTTacgtttttcaaattgctaCTAACTGATATGGAgtaaatgatatgttttttaaaataaaaaaaatctatataaatgttgcTAATAATTGATTAATAGGAGGTAAGGTTTCTAATCTTATCTTCCAAACTCAGCCTTGCCGGTCTAGTTACCCTGCAAGTGGTCAAACTAATTTAAGTTTAACATATTTATGATCatactagtaaaaaaaaataggaagttACATTTGCCCAAAAGCATAACAGATTTTGTGAACATCCATGATAAAAATAAGATAATAAAATTGTCCAATAGATTGGACTCGTGAAAGTCACAACTACACACATTCTTTACAACTCACAACTAACAATTACACAGTAGATAAGAGTGTTTCTGACAAGAAAATATTAAACTAGTTAAATATTCCATTGTAGGCCAGATGATACACTTGTACAGCACCAAATAACCAAAGTGGAAGTAGGAGAGTAGGTTCtcttctcagttctcaccaTGGCCATGAACTGGAATGCCACTAGTTTTGGTTGGTTCATGATTTGGATGATCAAGTGAACACTTGTTCCATAATGGGTTTCATGTTTGGTCTAAGAAATAGAATGAGTTTGTTCATCATcactttttcttaaaaatacaCACTAAGTAGCCtagaataaaatataaaaaaagatcattTCATAgtacatgattttatttttcgggttaattagatccatgccattgcaactTTACCGATttagaaaaataccattacaattcaCGATATCGACTATATACCACTGAAACTTTGCAAAATTGTAACTATGCCATTACCGTCACGTTTCCATCCCTTCCGTCTTCTTCCgtcttccttctcctctcctctccttcttcctccgtACGTCTCTTcgtttcttctcctccccgtCGCCCGGGCGGGCCTATGACGAGCTCGTGGGGAGGAAGGGGTGGTTGAGGAGGCCGAGAATCTTGCCCTCTGTGTGCGCTGGATGATGGTGAGGGAGATGTTCCGTGCGCCGGGCGGAGATCGAGGACGCCGCGGCTCAAGCGTGCGAACTCGTCCGGGTCCTTGGCGGCGACCTCGACGGAATGACGCGCAACGCGGAGAGGCTGAGCCTGGAGCGTTCGTGCTCACGAGAGCACGTGGCTGCACGAGAGCACGCGGCGGCAGAGGTTGTCGTGGCCATCACGGGAGGCGAACgagctggaggaggcggcgaccaCGTGGAGGCCGTGCGCTTCCTTCGCGCCGTCGACGACCTGCGCCGCCTcacgccgccgtccccggcTGCCGTCGCCGCACGCATCATCAGCCTGGCACGCAGCACAGGATGGCCGAGCTACTAACCTGCCGCACGTCACCGTTGCTCGCGCCgtgcggcggccgccgacgcaTGGCCACACCAGCGCCTTCCAACGCAGATGGCAGTAAGCCATCAGGGgagaagaaggaaaaggaaagaaaaggggAACACAGGAGGCAGTGCCAATGGCGATGTCGTCCATCGCCGCCACTCTTCGCCGGCATGCCAGGACGCCGCCCGCCGTGCTTGCGTCGGCCACCACACCACCATGCGATCGCCGTCGGCCGCAGCGCCGCCTTGCGCCGGTCGCCGCTTCGTCACCGTCGAACCAGAGCAAACCGGAGCAAACCATCGCGCCATCGTCGTCACCTCGACGTCCTCGTCAAGAAACCTCAAGAACCCCAGCCGGAGACGCAGGGAACAAGGAGATCAGCCTTCATGTTCTTCACCTCCGGCCGCCGTTCCCATCGTTGATTTCCGCAACGCCGGTGAGCCAATGATTTCCGCAACGCCGGTTGCCGCAGCTATGGGCCTCGTTCCTCGCGCGGTTGCCGCAGCGCATCACCACCTTCCTCACCGGCATCTGGGCCGAGActaccctcgccgccgcttgccgtgtGTGCCCACGGTTGTCGTAGCTGAGAACGACGCCGGTGAGTGCCATCCCGTCATGCGCGTCGTCCACCACGATGGCGCCGTAGCGGGTGAGGAgcgggtcggcggcgaggagcggaggACGATGCCGGCCGGGCCGCCGAACCGCCGGTAGTCCCTGGGAGAAATCGATTCAACGGAAGACGGATGGGAGgaaagaaaaagggaagaaaacAGATCGAAGGAAGGAGATGGATGGAAACATGACGGTAGTGGCACTGttctaattttattaaattttaatggTATGATTACGAATAGATGAATTATAATGGTATTTATCTAAATATACATATTTACAAtggcatagatccaattaaccttTATTTTTCTCAAACGAAACAACTATTTGTCTTGTCTAAAAAggcttagggggtgtttagatttaggggtgtaaaattttagtgtgccacatcggatattatatagagtgtcgcatagggtgttcgggcactaataaaaaaactaattacatattcCGTCGGTAAACCGcgatacgaatttattaagcctaattaatccgtcgttagcaaatatttactgtagcacaacattttcaaatcatggagcaattagacttaaaagattcattttgcaaattagtcgcaatctgtgcaattaattatttttaacctatatttaatacttcatgtaggtgttcaaatgttcgatgtgacaggatgtaaagttttgggatgggatctaaacagggccttagttaaTTATTCCTTTTTTCAATGTCAACAAAAGATGATCTATTCCTACATGCTCcctccgaaaaaaaaaacaacctaggaATCCATACAGAGTAcaaattcgttgtattagaagGGGTGACATCTCttcttaagagcaggtacaataacaggctataagtcagttacaaacatattttaaggagataaaataggagagagaagagctgcgtgctacagatttgtagccagctgttaGGGGTGGGCAAAATTAGACCGAACCGAAGAACCGAACCGAAaaaaccgagaccgagaccgaaaaattCGGGTAGCTGTTCGGTCCCTAACATCAAAAGATCGAATTAATTTCGGGCATTTCGGTTGTTGGGCTCGGTTAACCGAAATACCCGAAATAGCCGAACTGGCCCAATAGACCTAGGAGGCCCACTGGCCCAGTACTAAGCCCACTAAAATAAACCCTAGATGACTCCCGGTACTCCCACTCAGCTCCCTCAACCTCACGCGTGCGCCACACTCCCTCTTCCGTCATAGCGGCACAGCGCCGCTCCGCGCCTCCGCCACTCCACTTGCGCTCGCCGCCTCCAGTCTCCAGCACCGTGCCGGCGCCACCTCCGTCCGCCCTCGGCCCAtcgcgtcggcgccgcctccgccctccaccgtgccggcgccgcctccgttcGCCCTCGGCCTActgcgtcggcgccgcctccgtcctCCACCACACCGGCGCCGTCCTTTACCGCCACAGCCGCAGGAATCGGCGCACCTGGTGGAGATCTATGGGATCAATCATGGAGGCTAGAGCTTGATTTGCCTTTTCAGTTTGTGTGAATCTGCTTAATTTGCTGGTTGCGGGTGCAGATCAAAAGATGCATCATCTATCTAT contains these protein-coding regions:
- the LOC127775133 gene encoding uncharacterized protein LOC127775133; this encodes MQWAALSSPPAPAAPAAVWMGRRLRTARWPRGSSPSPAPRRVVLAAAASSSPSPDANSSSNSNSPGSGGGGGGEEEEEEEREDAARMEKAAAFLMRSQKYAMLKQQLAVAAQFEDYKEAARLRDSLKSFEEEEPVLRLRRSLKKAVEEERFEDAAKYRDELKILAPHALLKCSSDATTLGIRVQVRSVYIESRSQPLKGQFFFAYRIRITNNSQRPVQLLRRHWIVTDANGRTENIWGVGVVGEQPVIFPRTGFEYSSACPLNTPNGRMEGDFEMKHIDKAGSSTFNVAIAPFSLSILGDDNDDVLL